The sequence TTCAGGAATAGACTGGGGCGGAGCACCGCAATGTGCCAAAGTGGTATGTGAACCCAGCCAGCTGGAAAGGACTATTGACTGGAAGCAGGGCCTGGCAATCGCTATAGGTGTGCCTCTGCTCATTCTGCCTTCTATCGGTTATTTTGCAAGCTATTTGTGGTCATTTGCTATTATAGTCTGGGGCCTTTCGGTATTCCAGGGATTTATGCAGAACCTCGCCTATGGAGAGCTGGCCACGACCTTCCCGAATGCTTCGGGACTACCGGGCTTTGCCCAGAACGTCTTCAAAGGCAACGGTAAGGAGAAATACGACAAGGGCAAGCTTATTGGCGGTTTCAGCGCATGGAGCTACTGGTTTGCATGGAATCCTGTACTGGCGATCTTCGCAATACTTGTAGGCAGTTACCTGCACGGGCTGATCCCTGCGCTGGGAGGCTATTCTGAGTATACTATCTCCCTGGTTGCAGGTATTGTTATATTCGGGGCGCTTATTCTTATTAACTCCAGGGGACTTTCAAGCGGTGCCACCATGGGTTACATACTGGCTTTCCTTTCACTTGCACCCCTGGCTGTCATCACGTTCTCACCCTTCGCGAGCGGGGATTTTATGCTCTCCAATATAACAGGTTCCTGGCTGCCCACAGACTGGGCATGGGATCTGCATCACATTCTCATACTTCTCGGTATCTTTGCAATGGCACAGTGGAGTGCCTGTGCCTGGGAAACCGCAGCTATATACGGTCCGGAGTACAAGAAGCCCAGCTCTGATGTCCCCAAGGCATTGTTCAGCTGTGGTATCGTCTGTCTGTTCACATTTATACTTGTCCAGGCAGCAGTGACAGGAACACTGGGAATCAGCGGTATACTTGACCAGCCTGTCTCCCCGATGCTACCTCTTGCCCAGGCCGCCATGGGTCCTATAGGCTCGTACATAGCAATTATCATGCTGGTGGCAGCAATGGTACTGATCATTCAGACGGCTTACCTTGGCTCAGCAAGGGCAATGCACTCACTTGCAACAGAAGGTAACCTCCCGAGGATCTTTGGCAGGATCAACAAGAATGGGACGCCTGTGTTCGCCATGGTGATAATAGGTCTTTTCAACCTGGCCCTGATATCCCTTGGAACACCGACGGCAATCCTCGCCGCATCTGCAATAGGTTATGTATGTGCCAACGGCATAAGCCTTTTCGCCTATGTCAAGGCAAAGAACAATCCTAGACTTGCTGCCCTTGACAGACCCTTCAAGGCACCCACAGGCTGGAAGAACGTAGCACTCATGTTCGGTCTTTTCAACCTGCCTCTGTGTCTTATAGGTATCGTTTACCTGAACAGCCTTGAGATCGGCTGGACATCCACCTGGATAGGCTTCCTGGTACTGGGCCTGTACATACCCCTGTGGTATTATTCCCAGCACGAGAACCATGTTGCGCAGGAGCCACAATCCCAGGCTGTCTGAATAGGGCCGTAAGTGGTGAGCAGTGATCTTCTGCTCACAATTTTAATATTTATAACTTATTCTTTTTTTGTTGCCGGAAGCACTACGCTTTCAGATATGCTTCTGAAATGATCGAACAGTTCCCTGCTCCATTGCAGAGCCCCGCTGTCAAAACTCATTATCATCCGGTGGTCATATTGTCCGTGGTTGTCAAAGAAACATAGGAAGAGGAAACGATCGGTTGTCACAAGTGTGGCAAGTCCGCAGGCATCTGCCAGGACCGACAGATCAGTATCAGGGAGTTGAGCAAAATTTTGCATCTCAGGCATATAATCTTTTTTCATCCTTGAATAGACGCTGTCAGTCAGGATTAGAGACACTTTTATACCTTCACCGGCAAGTTTTGAATAGAGCCTTGGGTACTCCGGATGGAAATATGCATTGAAGGCCATGATATAGCTGGACTTGCCAATGTTCTCGGTGAACTCTTTCGGGAACTCGAAAAGGTAATTACGGTCAGGCTCGATGATCAGATAATTTCCAAGTTCCCCGAACCTTTTAAGCAGAGGGGCTGGTATGCCGCTCAGGTCACGATTGAGCCAGTATGTATCGTTCTCCTCAAAGACGTCCACGGCTTTCAGGAAAGGCAGCATGTTCTCCACAAGCACTTTTCCCATATCTGTGAGTGTGTAATAATCGTTATTCTGGACAACTAGCCCGTGCTCCTTGAGCTTTTTTATCTGGGGAATAAGTGCCGTGGAAGTTACATTCAGGCTTGTTTTTATCTCATCACGGCTTTTCTCGCCCTCTATCAGGAGCAGAAGAACGTTCTTCCGTTTCTCGGAGTTGAGGATAATGTCTATCAGACTATTCTTCATATTCACCACCTGTCATTCAGTCATTTTACATCTTTCTCCGGAACAGGCCTTTAAAGGTAGCCCGAGGATCACGTATTGTCTGGAGCGTCATTCTTCTTACCTGCTCTCTTCTCCATTTTATGGCGATAGAGCGCAATCTCGATGTTTGTCCGCAGGTCGTTGGCCTTGAATGGCTTTACTATATATCCGTAGGGCTGGGTGAGCTTTGCTCTCTCCAGTACCTCATCATCAGAGTAGGCTGTAAGATAGATCACAGGAATATCGAACTTCTTGCGTATCTCTTCGATAGCCTGCACGCCATCCATCTCTCCCTTGAGCATCACGTCCATAAGGATAAGATCCGGGAAAGTGATCTCTGTCATTTTGATAGCGTCCTCTGCTGTCGAAACTATAGCAGGGACCGTGTATCCAAAACTTTTCAGTTTCTTCTTGATGTTGAGGGCAATGATGTTCTCATCTTCCACGACCAGTATTTTTATGTCTTCCACAATAACACCTTTATGAGTCTATTTTATGAATCCATTCGTTCAGTTCATCAGCTTAAAGTTATCTTGAAAAGGGTACCGTTATCATTTTCAAGCTCAATGGTACCACCTATCTGCGATATCAGGGTTGTCACCAGCTGCATCCCCAGCGAATCGCTTTCCATGAAATTCACATGCTCAGGGAAACCGGAGCCGTTATCCCTGACTATGAGTGTCAGCCTCCCGTTCTCAAGACTGAGCTTGACACATATCTCTCCCTTTTCTCCGGGCAGGAATGCATGCTTGAAAGAATTGGAGATAAGCTCGTTTACGACCATTCCCAGGGGGATGGCAGTGTCCATGTCCAGGAACACGGTCTCAACATCGGTCTTTATTTTAACGCTTTCCTTTTCTATTACATAGGAATACGATAGCTCGTTCACGAGTTTCATCAGGTAGTCTGAGAAGTCGATACTTTCCATATCCTGTGACCTGTAAAGCTCCTCGTGTACAAGGGCCATGGAGATTACGCGGTTCTGGCTTTCCTTAAAAGCCTCGATGACATTTTCATCCGTGAACTTGTCGGCTTCAAGGTCAAGCAGACTTGAAATTACCTGGAGGTTATTCTTTATCCGGTGGTGTATCTCTTTTTTGCGTATCTCCTCTATCTTTTCGCGTTCCTGTATCATCTCTGAAAGGGTCTTCCTTGTTTTCTCGATGCCTTCAGTAAGGATCCTGAAATCTCCCTCTCCATACACTGTCACCTGGCGGGAGAAATCATTGCTCTGTACTGCTGAAAGCACCTGACTGGAATCCTTGATGATCGTGTCAAGGGACTCAGCGAAATCGTCCAGAGTGTTTGCAAGCTGCCTGAACTCACCTTTGACGTTAAGGTTGGAACGTTCACTGAGCTCTCCTTCTGCCAGGGCATGGGTCAGGCGGATAGTATCACGGACCGGCGCTGTAACGGAGTCAAGGATGTCGTTGAGGCCCATTGGTATCTCCCTGAAATCCTTCTGGACATCCGTTTTAGCCCTTGAGTCCAGTTTACCTCTCACGGCATCCCTTGATATATCCTTGAAGTCACTGACAATGTTCCTTATCGGCATGGTAAAGGACATCGCTATGAGATAGGCAGCTCCTGCCATGAAGATTATGGACAGCAGGGATATTTCCAGCAGCTTGTTGCTTAGGGTTGTCACTCCTGCAAGCATCTCATCCTCAGGAACGACAAGTATGAATGAGAAATTGCCTGTCCTTATAGGCTCATAGAACATGACGACTGCCTCCCCGGTGGTCGGGTCGGTGGTCTTCACATAACCACTCTTTCCTCCCCTGATGTTGTCTGCAGCACTGGATATTTCAGGGATGTTGAAATCGTACAGGGTCTTTTTCCCTATCCATTCCTTGTTAAAAGGATGTGAGACCAGTATGCCTGTGTTACCTGTCATGAATGCATAGCCACTGTCAAATGCTTTTACATCGCTGATAGTATCATCCAGGTAGTTCAGGGATACATCCACCCCGCCGATACCTACGAATTCTTCATCTTTGATAATAGGGGACACATAGCTCACGATGAAGACCCCTTCATAATAGTAGGGCTCGGTGAGGACGTCACTTTTTGTTTTCTTTGGCAGCTGGTAATAGTCAAGCGTATCATATCCCAGCAGGGGGTTCAGGTGCACGGATCCGCTGATCTTGTTCCAGTAAGGTATGAACCTTCCTGTGGCATCATGCCCGGAAGAATTGACAAACATGGCATCCTGCCCGTCAAATGCATCTGGCTCGAAGGCAACATAGGTGCCAAGCAGATGAGGGTGATGGAGAAGCTGGCTTTGTAGCATGTTATTGGTTTCTTCGCGGCTGATGGAGTCATAACTGCTCATGCTGACAGCTATTGTTTCTGCAATGGCCTTGTTCTTCTCCATATCTCCGTTGAAGTCATTGGCATAGTTCCTGGCCATTTCTATTGCCTGTTTGTATGCGAGTTCTTCTTCCTGGGATGTTACAATGGATATGGTCATTGCAGTGCTGACCATGAGCACGAGCAGAGTGCCAACTACAATATACAGTATCAGTTTGACCTTTAAGGAGAGATCTTTCCATTCCATTTTAGTAGCTCTTCTTCTCAGATTCTTTTACAATGGACTAAATACAGCTATATCTCTCTAATGAATTATTGTCTTTATAATACACGTATAGTAAGATTATAACAGCGTTGTAATCTTACAACAGCGATGTATGCAATTTACCGGGTAATCAGGAAATGGGAGCAGGAGCTTTTTTTCAGATATATATTCCTTGTGCACAAGAAGCAAAAGTATGTATTATTTATACTTTCCTCTGTTGATCTATTGTAAACTTTAGTATAAGTTGCAAAAATAAACAATAGCAAGAGCTCTATTATAGATGCGGCTGGTGGACGTATGGAACAAAGTGCTTGTTCGACCTTCAGAAAAATATATATATCAGTGGTGCGTTGTTTAAATTGAGGTAAAAAGTAGCATTTACAATGGTATTTGGGTCTATATCCATCTAAGGCTACACATATCTCTGCAGGGATTCGCTCCACAACTCCTTTGGCCTTACAAAGGAGTTGAATTTCTGCATTAAGGTTCATGAATAACTGTCTTTTGATCTATCGTGAAGTGCATCACTATAGTGTGCACAAGCATGTGTGGATCTTTGAAGATACGGGTGATATACTATGCACTATAGTCTTGGGATAGATGCCGGCGGAACTTACACAGATGCAGTGATCATCAGGAACTCTGACAGGGAAGTTATCGATTCCAATAAGGCTCTGACAACCTATCCTGATCTGCTGAAAGGGATCGAGAATGCTATTGATGGGCTGGATGAACAATACCTGAAGGATGTGAGGCTTGTTTCGGTGTCCACCACGCTTGCCACCAATACGATCCTGGAGAAGACAGGATACCCGGTAGCGCTTATCCTGATAGGTAAGCATTCACTCCCGGGCAGCACTCCTATAAGTGAACTTGCGGTTGTCAGGGGCGGACACAATCTTAACGGCACTGAGGATGAGAGGCTTGATACCGAGGCTATAAGAGAATATGTCCTTAAGGTCAAAGACAGAGTATCGGCATTTGCGGTGTCTTCGTATTTCAGTGTAAGGAATCCTGACCATGAGTTAAGGGCTAAGGATCTGATCACCACACTGAGTGACCTGCCTGTGGTATGCGGGCACGAGCTCTCCCAGGACCTGGGGGCCTATGAAAGGGGTGTGACGGCATACCTGAATGCGCAACTGCTGCCTGTTGCACGCCACTTCATAGATGTCATCATTTCCGACATCAGAAAGAGGGGAATCGATGCGAAGCTGATGATGCTCAAATGCGACGGCTCTGTGATCAGTATAGAAGAAGCGCTGGAGAGGCCGATAGAGTCTGTTTTTTCAGGCCCTGCCGCAAGCCTCATGGGCGCATCCTTCCTATCCAGGAGCGATACCTGTGCTGTAATAGATGTCGGCGGGACCAGCACTGATGTAGCGGTCATACACAATGGTTTCCCGCAGCTTGTAGATACCGGTGCCATGGTAGGCGGCTGGCATACGAAGGTCAAGGCCATACGAATGGAGACCTCAGCAATGGGCGGTGACAGTCATGTATGGATCAGGAACCGGGCCATCAATATAGGACCCAGGCGGGTCGTGCCTTTGTGCCTGGCTGCTGTAAAGTACCCGGGCTTCAAGGAGCTATTGAAGGCCGGTCGTACTCCCTCACGATTCCAGCTGGCAGAGAACATCCAGCCTACGAAATTCTTTGTCACGACAGGAAAGCAGGTCAGGGGCCTTGGAGAATACGAAAGGGAGATCCTCTCCATAATAGGTGAGGAGCCTGTTTCCATCAATGATATCTTCTGGAAGATGGGCAAGCTGATATCTCCGGACCATATCGACTCCCTGATACAGAAAAGACTGGTGCAGGCCATTGGTTTCACTCCCACTGACGCCCTCCATGTGCTGGGAGAGTATACTGGGTGGGACGGCGAGGCCTCCCTGATAGGGGCCAGGCACCTTGCAAGGCTGACCTCCGTGGATGAATATGAGCTGTGCAGGAACATTAAAAAAGAAGTGGCGATCAATATGGCTTTGAGCCTGATGGGATACATGTTCGAAGGTGTCGAAAGACAGGCTATCGAGAAGATCCTTAGAGGCGATTATCTGTCCCAGTTCAGGGTGAATGTTCCTGTGATCCTGTTGGGCGGACCTGTGCGTGCCTATGTGGAAGAACTCGGGCGTCTGATAGATGCACAGATATTGGTTCCCGAGCATGCCGAGGTTGGCAATGCGGTGGGAGCACTGGTGGGCAAGGGAATCAAAAGGGTCGAGATACTGGTCAAGTCATTCTATGAAAAGACCCAGAGATCCATCCTGGTCTTTTCCCCGGAGGGAAGGAAACAGTTCGCAACCCATCAGGAAGCTATCGAGTACGCCACAAAGCTAGGCAACCGGCTCATACTTGACTACATGGTGGATTCAGGCATCGAGTATGATGACATCGATATAACTGTCAGGAGTGAAGACATTGCAATGGAGGAGGAAGGTGGTACTCCCATTGAGACAAGGATGGTCTTCCTGGGAGTGGGAGTTCCGAAGGCCTGAGAAGGGATATTATTTATTTTAGCATTTTTTAATCTTTATTTTATCCCTTTGTTCAGGTTTGCTGTCTATTAGAAGCATACCGGCAAATATAAATATTAGCGAATCATCATCTCATTTGTATCATCAGGGAAATCGGATCAGGTTGATCAAATGGACTCTAAATCCGTTTAGCCGGGTTAAATTCCCGGGGTTTCCGCCATTTAACTTAAGATCATTATGTGACATCACATAATGATAACACCATCTTTTAGCACTATGTTGTTCGGCCAATCCCGCTTCAGGCTTATGTGCCTGTTTGTTTGTTCTCTGTTGCCTCTCTATATAAGGATGAACTACTTCGTGCAATTGGTCCTTGCGGAAAATATATATATTGCATGTTCTGTCCGTCAATAGCAATAATCTTAAGGTCTATAAAGGTTTAACCTAAAGATGCTAAAACTATATGCCACCAAAAGAGAATATGTTCGGGAAAACCATGTCGAGTACCATAGATGTTGAAAAGAAACTGGAAGCAGTGTATAACAGTAGTCCTGTTATTTCCTTTTTATGGAAAGCAGAGGGTGAATGGCCTGTAGAATCCGTTTCTGGGAATGTTTCGCAGTTAGGCTACACTCCGGAAGATTTCATTTCAGGCAAAGTGCTCTATGGTCATCTCGTGCATCCGGATGACCTTGACAGGGTGCATCTGGAAGTCGATAAGCATTCCAAGAAGAAAAACACCTCTTTCTTTGCTCTTAATTACAGAATAGTGGCCAAGAACGGAGACGTACGCTGGGTGACAGAGAGATCATTCATAAAGCGTGACAGTGAAGGGAACATCACTCATTTTCAGGGTATTATCATCGATAATACCGAACTTGAAAGAACAGAAAGGGCCTTGATGGAGACCGGGAAAAAATACCAGACCATATTTGAGAAATCGCCGGTGGGCATACTCTATTTTGATGAGAACGGTGTCGTAACCCACTGCAACGAAAGTTGCGCAAGGGTCCTCAAGGCTCCTGTGAGCAAAATAATAGGCTTCAATGTCCTTTCAAAGCTATCCGATGAAAGCCTTAAGGAAGCAGTTGAGATGGTTTTCCTGGGCAACCAGGGTCATTATGAAGGCAGTCATCTTTCGGTGATAAGCGGAAAACAGGTCTTTGCAAAGGCAAGTTTCACTCCCATAATGTCAGATGACGGTTCTCTCCTGGGAGGCATTGGTATAATCGAAGACACAGAAGAGCGCAGGCAGGCAGAAGAGCTTATCCGCCTCAATGAAACACGCCTTGAGGCGCTCCTGGAGCTTCACCAGATGCAGGATTCCCCGATGCCCGATATTGCAGAGTTCACCATACAGAAGGCTGTGGAGCTCACAGGCAGCAAGATCGGTTACCTGGAATTCCTCAATGAAGATGAGAATGTACTGGAAACCTACCGATGGCCCTATCAGGGGAAGGACGTGCTCTCGGTGAACGAGGAGCCCTTCGTGCATCCCATACGTTTTAACGGCTTCTGGGGTGAGGCCATACGTGCACGCAAGCCTGTCATTGTCAACAGGAACTATGCTTCAGAACCCGAGGATGATTTTTCCGGCTCAAGCGAGGTCCTTACCCGCCATGTTACCATACCGATATTCGAGAGCGAGCAAATAGTTGCTCTTGTAAGCGTTGCGAACAAGGATTCCGATTATAACGAATCTGATGTCAGGCAGCTTACCCTGCTTATGGAGGGCATGTGGAAGCTCGTCCAGTATAAGAACAGCAATGACATACTGATCGAAGCCCTGAGGATGCGCAGGGTGCTTGAATCTGTCATGAGCTCAAGCCCTGCCGTTGTCTTCCTCTGGCGTCCTGAAAAGGACTGGCCTGTGGAGTTCGTATCAGATAACATCTCCCAGTTCGGTTACAAGGTAGAGGACTTCACATCAGGGAAGATCCTTTACGGTGATATCATTCATCCTTCTGACCTCGACAGGGTACGCCAGGAAGTGGACAGGGCCTCCAAAGCCGGTTTCTCCGACTTCAGCCAGGAGTACAGGGTACTGACAAGATCAGGCCAGGTAAGATGGGTGGACGAAAGAACGATGATCCATTACAATAAGAACGGCATCGCTGACTATTTGCAGGGTATCATTGTGGATATTACCGAACGTAAGCAGGCAAATAGCTTCATGCGCCTTGAATGCGATCTTGACAATGTCCTTGGCGCCACGGATAACCTGCAGGAGACCTTCGAGAGAGTGCTGGAGTTCACACTGGAGACAAAGGCGATAGATAGTGGTATGATCTATCTGGTGGATGAGAAGACAGGTGAGTTCAATCTTACCGCCTCCCGTGGCCTCTCCGAGCGCTTTTTAAAGAGCCTTTCCCATTTCTCTTCAAATACCATACTTGCCCGCCTTTTCATGACAGGCTATCCTGTTTATAAGTACTTCTCTGAGATCAATGCCATGCTTCCCGGAGAGGATCTCGGGTTTGAAGGCATGCAGGCGATGGGTTTTATCCCTGTGAAGTTCAACGACGAACTGGTTGCTGCCATCGCACTCGGGTCCCACAAGGATCTGGAGATCCCTGCAAATTCCAGGAACCTCATAGAGACCATTTCCAATCAGGTCGGTATCATTATCTCCAACATGAAAAACGACTCCGGTGTCCAGAAAAACAAGAATCATCTCCGTTCGCTGCTGGATGCCCTCGATGAACTGGTCTTCATAATGGACCTGGAGGGTAAGATACTGCACACAAACAAGACCCTGCACAGGCATCTGAGATATGAGGACAGGGACCTGTATATGAAGGATTTCCTGTTGCTCTATCCTCCGGGCTGGGAGGATGATGTGCTCTCCAACCTTGATGAGATCATGGAGAACAAGTCCTCACATTGTGAGATACCTCTTGTGAGCAAGGAAGGGACACTTGTTCCTGTCAAGACCAAGTTCACCATCGGTGACTGGGGTGGTCAGGATGTCCTGATAGCCACAGCCTCCATAGTGCAGAATCCTGGAATGGAGGAAAAGCGCGAGATAAAGATGGAAAAGGAGATCAACGACTATTCAGTCTCATGATCTCGTTTCCGGATCGGTGGTTTGCTGTCAGTTGCCATTGAGATTCCCTGTTCCCATGATCACGAGCTTTGTTTCCATGGGTGTTGTCCAGCCCTTGGGTATTATTTCATCCTTTTTGATATCTATGCATATCTGGCTTGAATCCATCCCGGCATCCTTCATGTATTCAAGTATCATTTTCTCTCCAAGGTCCACGGCATAGTCAAGTGCCTCGTGGTAATCGTAAAAGCTGCTTCTTCCCATCTCTGAGAACACCAGGAACTCCCACTCAGGAGCGGCCATTGAGGCAGGCCTGATGAGTATTTCAGCACGCCGTATTCCCTTTGCAGCCAGAGCTCCTGTGGCGTTGCCTACTTCATAGTTGGCAGGCAGTATGATCTCGGCATCGACCATCTCTCTGATATCCCGGACAAAAGCAGCTACAGGTCCTCCTATAAGCACTATGGGGACATCAAGCTTGAACTTCACCGGGGACTGTACATCGAATATTCCCCTGATCTCTTTTTTGGGTACCTTTTCAAGGAAAAAAGAGATTATGTTAGCTGCCATGTTCTTTGCGAACTCTTTTTTTATCTGATATGCAAAGTCAAAAGGTTCCATGCAGGCCAGTGATCCGAGAAGCTTTGCGCCTGTCAAGGCTGCTTCGGTGTCCCACTCTGTATATTCTCCCAGCACATGGAGGGCATCAGTGGGGGTAAAACCAATGGCCTGGATGAGCCTCTTTTTTATCAGGCTGTCAAGTGATGCGCTTGAAGGGTATCTTTTGATCCTGTCAAATATCTCTGATGTGGATGTGGGTCCCTCACTGATGGCGCTTAGTGTTTCTTCCTCCTCCTTGCTGATCTCAATGGCCCTGTACCCTGTACGCAGATAGAACTTGGTGGGCTGGTAGTTTATCCCAAGGCGGATCTTTGAGGGCATGGGATTTGTTTTCAGCTGCTCAAGGAAACCGGGGTACAGGCTGGCAGCGCGGCATAGCGGGATAACCCTTCTTGGTTCAAAGTGTATGCTCTCTCCCTTGACCCATATGTGGCTGTCACCTCCCATTGCAGAGGTTTCCATTTTTATTGCCTTGACCCTTGTCTTCCATCCTCCTACAACAGCTCCTTCATCGCTCATTTCCGGCACTCCGTCATAGATGACGGAGATATCCGTACTGGTCCCGCCCACATCGATGACTGCGCAGGTACTTCTGTTTGCCAGGAACGCAGCGCCCACAAGACTTCCTGCAGGCCCCGAGAATATTGATTCTATCGGTTTTTTCAGGGCGCTCTGGATACCTATGACAGATCCGTCGCATTTGAGCATGAAGACCTTTGCATCCATTCCCCTTGAGCGGATCTCCTTTTCCACCGTATGCATGAACCGTTCTGTCACGGGTATCAGCTGGGCATTCAGGAATGCGGTTACAGCCCTCTCAAATGCGCCAAGGTCCTGGGAAAGCTCGTGGCCACATACTACAGGCAGGCCTGTAAGTTCCACGATAGCTTCTTTGGCCGCAAGCTCATGCTCATGGTTTCTCACACTGAAAAAAGACGATACTGCAAATGCTGATACCTTGTCCTTTACAGATAATGCGAAACCCATGATGGATCCAATATCCACAGCCTCAGTTTCCGTTCCATTGAAATCATGCCCGCCTGCCACCTTTATGTAGTGTTTTGTCGGCAAATCCTTCATGACATCATAATCCCCTATAAGTACCAGGGCTACTGGAAAGCCTGTTCCCTCAAGTATACTGTTCGTAGAGAGTGTAGTGGAAACAGAAACCGTCCTGACATCCTTGAGGTAGGTTGATCCCAGTCTGTCAATGGCTTTCCTGATGCCTTCAAGGGGGTCAGGATACGTTGTCAGGGCTTTGCCGGTGCAAATGATAGTTTCATCCGAATCCCGTAGCAGGACTGCATCTGTATATGTTCCTCCTGCGTCAATACCAAGGCTGTATTTCATGTTTTGGTTCCTTCCTTGCGATATAGGTTTTTCTATCGTATGGTAGAGCAGATGCCCCGGTTGAATATATATACATTTCGCAATGTTCTTAACGGTGTTAACATAGGTAACCTGCTGCATGCCTTCTATTGTTAGTCAAAGCGCTATATTCTCTTATCTTTAGAGCAAAATCTATGCGTATAAGCTCTGATTTTCATGAAATTAAATATATTACATTAGCAAAAGCAGTCTTTTCTCTGAAAAGATAATAGCTTCTCAAGAAAACGGCCATGTCTCTATACCTGCCGTTTTCTTGTAACAGGTAAACTTTGATCCGATATGTTCTTATACAAGTTATATCTCTTCACTTATGGGAAATCTATATATATCATCTAACTCTGTTAATAACATTAAGTGATGTATCATTTTAATTGCCCCTGGTTTTGGGCGCTCTTCTAGCTGGTTGAATTATGTGGTCCGGGGGTATTCTCGTTATCTTTATATATGAAGACTTAAACCTCCTCCATAGGAAAATATATATACTACATAAAGACGCAACATTTATATACTAAAGAACAGTACCTCCTTTTTAGGAGAACAATGCTGGAAAGCATGTTGAATCCCCACCGGATATTTTGTCAATGTCCGGGAAGTTCAATATTTATATAAATTGGAGGTTAAGATATGGTAAGACAACTTTTTCCAGGTAGAAGGCCATTGGAAGGCATAAGTCTGGAGCTCTTCTCTGAGGATGATCTCAGGGCTCTTCACTACGCTACAATGGATGTTTTTATAAACACCGGTATCCAGGTCTCAGACGCTGCGGCCAGGGCTGTCTTTAAGGAAGGCGGCTGTCTGGTTGACGAAAAGACCCAGATAGTAAAGATCCCTGAATACGTAGTTAACAGGGCATTACTCGACTGCCCTTCAAAGTTCGTCCTCTGGGGACGTGACAAGAAGAACAACGTCAAACAGGAACACAAAGGAAAGGTACACTGGACCTGCTTCGGTACCGGTGTCAAGATGTGCAACTACCAGGCACCTGGCAAGTACACAACTGTTGACTCAACAGAGAAGGACCTTGCAGACACAGCAAAGATCTGTGACTGGGCAGAGAACATCAACTACTACTCACTTGCAGTTTCCGCAAGGGACTGGGCAGGTAAGGGTGCACAGGATGTCCACGAGACACTGACCCCCCTGATGAACACCACAAAG is a genomic window of Methanolobus chelungpuianus containing:
- a CDS encoding PAS domain-containing protein, which encodes MPPKENMFGKTMSSTIDVEKKLEAVYNSSPVISFLWKAEGEWPVESVSGNVSQLGYTPEDFISGKVLYGHLVHPDDLDRVHLEVDKHSKKKNTSFFALNYRIVAKNGDVRWVTERSFIKRDSEGNITHFQGIIIDNTELERTERALMETGKKYQTIFEKSPVGILYFDENGVVTHCNESCARVLKAPVSKIIGFNVLSKLSDESLKEAVEMVFLGNQGHYEGSHLSVISGKQVFAKASFTPIMSDDGSLLGGIGIIEDTEERRQAEELIRLNETRLEALLELHQMQDSPMPDIAEFTIQKAVELTGSKIGYLEFLNEDENVLETYRWPYQGKDVLSVNEEPFVHPIRFNGFWGEAIRARKPVIVNRNYASEPEDDFSGSSEVLTRHVTIPIFESEQIVALVSVANKDSDYNESDVRQLTLLMEGMWKLVQYKNSNDILIEALRMRRVLESVMSSSPAVVFLWRPEKDWPVEFVSDNISQFGYKVEDFTSGKILYGDIIHPSDLDRVRQEVDRASKAGFSDFSQEYRVLTRSGQVRWVDERTMIHYNKNGIADYLQGIIVDITERKQANSFMRLECDLDNVLGATDNLQETFERVLEFTLETKAIDSGMIYLVDEKTGEFNLTASRGLSERFLKSLSHFSSNTILARLFMTGYPVYKYFSEINAMLPGEDLGFEGMQAMGFIPVKFNDELVAAIALGSHKDLEIPANSRNLIETISNQVGIIISNMKNDSGVQKNKNHLRSLLDALDELVFIMDLEGKILHTNKTLHRHLRYEDRDLYMKDFLLLYPPGWEDDVLSNLDEIMENKSSHCEIPLVSKEGTLVPVKTKFTIGDWGGQDVLIATASIVQNPGMEEKREIKMEKEINDYSVS
- a CDS encoding hydantoinase/oxoprolinase family protein — encoded protein: MKYSLGIDAGGTYTDAVLLRDSDETIICTGKALTTYPDPLEGIRKAIDRLGSTYLKDVRTVSVSTTLSTNSILEGTGFPVALVLIGDYDVMKDLPTKHYIKVAGGHDFNGTETEAVDIGSIMGFALSVKDKVSAFAVSSFFSVRNHEHELAAKEAIVELTGLPVVCGHELSQDLGAFERAVTAFLNAQLIPVTERFMHTVEKEIRSRGMDAKVFMLKCDGSVIGIQSALKKPIESIFSGPAGSLVGAAFLANRSTCAVIDVGGTSTDISVIYDGVPEMSDEGAVVGGWKTRVKAIKMETSAMGGDSHIWVKGESIHFEPRRVIPLCRAASLYPGFLEQLKTNPMPSKIRLGINYQPTKFYLRTGYRAIEISKEEEETLSAISEGPTSTSEIFDRIKRYPSSASLDSLIKKRLIQAIGFTPTDALHVLGEYTEWDTEAALTGAKLLGSLACMEPFDFAYQIKKEFAKNMAANIISFFLEKVPKKEIRGIFDVQSPVKFKLDVPIVLIGGPVAAFVRDIREMVDAEIILPANYEVGNATGALAAKGIRRAEILIRPASMAAPEWEFLVFSEMGRSSFYDYHEALDYAVDLGEKMILEYMKDAGMDSSQICIDIKKDEIIPKGWTTPMETKLVIMGTGNLNGN